The following proteins come from a genomic window of Corallococcus sp. NCRR:
- a CDS encoding tetratricopeptide repeat protein has product MTKAGVLLLQLLTAQAPAPEAPPPEKPAAARADKLPDDPDALYKLGTAFLSQNQPRRAVAPLTKLVGLTPDGVPAKVALARALRLSGDVPKAKAVLDAALAAFPEEATLRSERGLLARIQDDTDEAITQYSVATELSPKDAELRFNLGEVLQRANRTDDAIEAYREALKLDGALQVARVNLGKALAEKGLAAEAKETLREAIRQKDGDAEAHYNLGVVLMRENDVTGAFAEYQAALKADPRHARAQNNLGVVLDGQGNARKAAEAFQKAITLDPKYAEAHFNLGLACFQLGENARATKAFEKALLLEPRRASGPYTQLGQLYLAQGKKTQAVSAFQKAIEKSADDGKKTTEAYQGLARAYLELGKVDDAVATLKTAVETFPDEPGVRAGYGDALKAKGDLDGAIAQYSACVKLQPTVENRLMLAEAYAKKHVGAQARPLYEAVLQEDPKHRAAKLGLADLLLAMGDYVAAEKLLTPAQGEEADTAALARLGILHSRRGRPDLAVPELEAVVTKDPAQLEARAELGFLYLRGGDEAKALQVLSDVLAVEPRNSLGLLYLGHTLYRQGKLPEAEKAFRGASQVDASAGEPHFALAQLLEATNRKPEAKKEYEAAVQLQPDHADAKSALQKLAVDVP; this is encoded by the coding sequence ATGACGAAAGCCGGAGTCCTTCTCCTTCAATTGCTGACGGCCCAGGCTCCCGCGCCGGAGGCACCTCCACCGGAGAAGCCCGCCGCCGCGCGCGCGGACAAGCTCCCGGACGACCCGGACGCGCTCTACAAGCTGGGCACGGCCTTCCTGTCGCAGAACCAGCCGCGCCGCGCGGTGGCGCCGCTGACGAAGCTCGTCGGGCTCACGCCGGACGGCGTCCCCGCGAAGGTCGCGCTCGCGCGCGCGCTGCGGCTGTCCGGTGACGTGCCCAAGGCCAAGGCGGTGCTGGACGCGGCGCTGGCGGCCTTCCCGGAAGAGGCCACGCTGCGCTCGGAGCGCGGCCTGCTGGCGCGCATCCAGGACGACACGGACGAGGCCATCACGCAGTACTCCGTGGCCACGGAGCTGTCGCCCAAGGACGCGGAGCTGCGCTTCAACCTGGGCGAGGTGCTCCAGCGCGCGAACCGCACGGACGACGCCATCGAGGCCTACCGAGAAGCGCTGAAGCTGGACGGCGCGCTCCAGGTGGCGCGGGTGAACCTGGGCAAGGCGCTGGCGGAGAAGGGGCTGGCCGCGGAGGCGAAGGAGACGCTGCGCGAGGCCATCCGCCAGAAGGACGGCGACGCGGAGGCGCACTACAACCTGGGCGTCGTGCTGATGCGGGAGAACGACGTCACGGGCGCGTTCGCGGAGTACCAGGCGGCGCTCAAGGCGGACCCCAGGCACGCGCGCGCGCAGAACAACCTGGGCGTGGTGCTGGACGGCCAGGGCAACGCGCGCAAGGCGGCGGAGGCGTTCCAGAAGGCCATCACGTTGGATCCGAAGTACGCGGAGGCGCACTTCAACCTGGGGCTCGCGTGCTTCCAGTTGGGGGAGAACGCCCGGGCGACGAAGGCCTTCGAGAAGGCGCTGCTCCTGGAGCCCCGCCGCGCGAGCGGCCCGTACACGCAACTGGGCCAGCTGTACCTGGCGCAGGGCAAGAAGACGCAGGCGGTGTCCGCGTTCCAGAAGGCCATCGAGAAGAGCGCGGACGACGGCAAGAAGACGACGGAGGCCTACCAGGGCCTGGCGCGCGCGTACCTGGAGCTGGGCAAGGTGGACGACGCGGTGGCCACACTGAAGACGGCGGTGGAGACCTTCCCGGACGAGCCCGGCGTGCGCGCGGGCTACGGCGACGCGCTCAAGGCCAAGGGCGACCTGGACGGCGCCATCGCGCAGTACTCGGCCTGCGTGAAGCTCCAGCCCACGGTGGAGAACCGGCTGATGCTGGCGGAGGCGTACGCGAAGAAGCACGTGGGCGCCCAGGCGCGGCCCCTCTACGAGGCCGTGCTCCAGGAGGATCCGAAGCACCGCGCGGCGAAGCTGGGCCTGGCGGACCTGCTGCTCGCGATGGGCGACTACGTGGCGGCGGAGAAGCTGCTCACGCCCGCGCAAGGCGAAGAGGCGGACACAGCGGCGCTCGCGCGGCTGGGCATCCTGCACTCGCGGCGCGGCCGGCCGGACCTGGCGGTGCCGGAGCTGGAGGCGGTGGTGACGAAGGACCCCGCGCAGTTGGAGGCCCGCGCGGAGCTGGGCTTCCTGTACCTGCGCGGCGGGGACGAGGCCAAGGCGCTCCAGGTGCTGAGCGACGTGCTGGCGGTGGAGCCGCGCAACTCGCTGGGCCTCTTGTACCTGGGGCACACGCTGTACCGACAGGGCAAGCTGCCGGAGGCGGAGAAGGCGTTCCGGGGCGCGTCGCAGGTGGACGCGAGCGCGGGCGAGCCGCACTTCGCGCTCGCGCAGCTGCTGGAGGCCACCAACCGCAAGCCCGAGGCGAAGAAGGAATACGAGGCCGCCGTGCAGTTGCAGCCGGACCACGCGGACGCGAAGAGCGCGCTGCAGAAGCTGGCCGTGGACGTACCTTGA
- the bamD gene encoding outer membrane protein assembly factor BamD has protein sequence MTGPFTGLITAALLAAAAPGPGGRIGPNTNPIVSKAKEREELVAKLKRDIFKVDRAIGETEKLISKSRNAPYLPDLQFRLAELYVEKSRYVYYLQAETRPEGATGAIVSPETRLMKQKAVQMYYRLLREYPDFKDGDQVTFYLAHEQRELGQFDEMLKTLGDLTRKYPNSPLRLEAEQILGDHFFDKADLVEAEKHYQAILELPPSPVHDLARYKMGWIRVNQAKHAEAVTFFEAAAASAPLPGVDVKKALNVKREALLDLVYSYTEAKPAKGALNYFEKLSDSRATYALALDKLGNRYFIKQQYEWAIPTLRKLMEVQPDPEMDLERSQKLYDSLKAAKGKVMPEPEDIRFLVRAAVQSKTDPEMAESDRKKQLAETEEMARDLSTQVHLAAQKADSRELYLKAADAYREYLGLFRPEQYVRPIMKNRADALFAAKEFPEAARQFEELARYEDKAKDNKAVDTAMYGALLAHFSTLKPEEAQKRNAFEVADARQALKLLGANYVSRYPQSPHVLDVKFNIARAYYEDGEYPKAAELFTAFALAHPQYKDAPVAGNLALDSLRQVNDFKKLDETGRKFLASSLPSGFRGEVQKILTQSKAEALDELALQSAQETGDVIEGLMKVADENKNSDIGEKALYGAFTAAREKRDLPRERELGAKLAQSYPKSQYLSDVLLTLGRHAAEAAAFNEAAGWFEQVGQKLTGDLASVDGWMAGARLRIALGEYKEASRNLETASESAGARKGEVLALLAETRLKQKDYARAKTAAETAIKLDKNNVAAAAVLAEVQATTAPTAPPDALISTLTPAVQGPNGQTEEAAKGLWYLGEILYRGYKDLPADKVEEKVAALQAMEGVYTQAASLGYPEWAVASLWKIALAYGHIADVVDQTPVPGGLSAAETKQFQDAVKQQVGPLKSRSDEAFKACLSRAESLEVFNAAVVGCRNRTDVAALPVPQPAAPTQPAALEDLRKKAEKVLTAEALEALGMGYLDAHQYGMAQLTFGRVTELQDTRASAHAALGWAMLNLGDAMGARAAYAKALEADPTYDKARLNLAALRCRFGDTDGARRELAVLKDMGTLNGPDVDAGWKACK, from the coding sequence CCCTGGCGGCCGTATCGGGCCCAACACCAACCCCATCGTGTCCAAGGCGAAGGAGCGCGAGGAGCTCGTCGCCAAGCTCAAGCGCGACATCTTCAAGGTGGACCGCGCCATCGGCGAGACCGAGAAGCTCATCTCCAAGAGCCGCAACGCGCCGTACCTGCCGGACCTGCAGTTCCGGCTGGCGGAGCTCTACGTGGAGAAGAGCCGCTACGTGTACTACCTCCAGGCGGAGACCCGTCCGGAGGGCGCCACCGGCGCCATCGTCTCCCCGGAGACGCGCCTGATGAAGCAGAAGGCGGTGCAGATGTACTACCGCCTGCTGCGCGAGTACCCGGACTTCAAGGACGGGGACCAGGTGACGTTCTACCTGGCGCACGAGCAGCGCGAACTGGGCCAGTTCGACGAGATGCTCAAGACGCTGGGGGACCTGACGCGCAAGTACCCCAACAGCCCGCTGCGCCTGGAGGCCGAGCAGATCCTCGGTGACCACTTCTTCGACAAGGCGGACCTGGTCGAAGCGGAGAAGCACTACCAGGCCATCCTGGAGCTGCCGCCGTCGCCGGTGCACGACCTGGCCCGCTACAAGATGGGCTGGATCCGCGTGAACCAGGCCAAGCACGCGGAGGCCGTCACGTTCTTCGAGGCGGCGGCCGCCAGCGCGCCCCTGCCCGGCGTGGACGTGAAGAAGGCGCTCAACGTCAAGCGCGAGGCGCTGCTGGACCTGGTCTACAGCTACACGGAGGCCAAGCCCGCCAAGGGCGCGCTCAACTACTTCGAGAAGCTCAGCGACAGCCGGGCCACGTACGCGCTCGCGCTGGACAAGCTGGGCAACCGCTACTTCATCAAGCAGCAGTACGAGTGGGCCATCCCCACGCTGCGCAAGCTGATGGAAGTGCAGCCCGACCCGGAGATGGACCTGGAGCGCAGCCAGAAGCTGTACGACTCGCTCAAGGCCGCCAAGGGCAAGGTGATGCCGGAGCCGGAGGACATCCGCTTCCTGGTGCGCGCCGCGGTGCAGAGCAAGACGGACCCGGAGATGGCGGAGTCCGACCGCAAGAAGCAGCTCGCGGAGACGGAGGAGATGGCGCGCGACCTGTCCACGCAGGTGCACCTGGCCGCGCAGAAGGCGGACTCGCGTGAGCTGTACCTGAAGGCCGCGGACGCCTACCGCGAGTACCTGGGGCTGTTCCGCCCGGAGCAGTACGTGCGGCCCATCATGAAGAACCGCGCGGACGCGCTCTTCGCCGCCAAGGAGTTCCCGGAGGCCGCGCGCCAGTTCGAGGAGCTGGCCCGCTACGAGGACAAGGCCAAGGACAACAAGGCCGTGGACACCGCCATGTACGGCGCGCTGCTGGCCCACTTCTCCACGCTCAAGCCGGAGGAGGCGCAGAAGCGCAACGCCTTCGAGGTGGCGGACGCGCGGCAGGCCCTGAAGCTGTTGGGCGCGAACTACGTGTCGCGCTACCCGCAGAGCCCGCACGTGCTGGACGTGAAGTTCAACATCGCGCGCGCCTACTACGAGGACGGTGAGTACCCGAAGGCGGCGGAGCTGTTCACCGCGTTCGCGCTGGCGCACCCGCAATACAAGGACGCGCCGGTCGCGGGCAACCTGGCCCTGGACAGCCTCCGGCAGGTGAACGACTTCAAGAAGCTGGACGAGACGGGCCGCAAGTTCCTCGCGTCCTCGCTGCCGTCCGGCTTCCGCGGTGAGGTGCAGAAGATCCTCACGCAGAGCAAGGCCGAGGCCCTGGACGAGCTGGCCCTGCAGAGCGCGCAGGAGACGGGCGACGTCATCGAAGGCCTGATGAAGGTCGCGGACGAGAACAAGAACAGCGACATCGGCGAGAAGGCGCTCTACGGCGCGTTCACCGCCGCGCGCGAGAAGCGCGACCTGCCGCGCGAGCGCGAGCTGGGCGCGAAGCTGGCGCAGTCCTATCCCAAGAGCCAGTACCTGTCGGACGTGCTGCTGACGTTGGGCCGGCACGCGGCGGAGGCCGCGGCCTTCAACGAGGCGGCCGGCTGGTTCGAACAGGTGGGCCAGAAGCTGACGGGCGACCTGGCGTCGGTGGACGGCTGGATGGCCGGCGCCCGCCTGCGCATCGCGCTGGGTGAGTACAAGGAAGCGTCCCGCAACCTGGAGACGGCGTCGGAGTCCGCGGGCGCGCGCAAGGGCGAGGTGCTGGCGCTGCTCGCGGAGACGCGCCTGAAGCAGAAGGACTACGCCCGCGCGAAGACGGCGGCGGAGACCGCCATCAAGCTGGACAAGAACAACGTGGCCGCCGCGGCGGTGCTCGCGGAGGTGCAGGCCACCACCGCGCCCACCGCTCCGCCGGATGCGCTCATCTCCACCCTCACCCCCGCGGTGCAGGGCCCCAACGGCCAGACGGAGGAGGCTGCCAAGGGGCTCTGGTACCTGGGTGAGATTCTGTACCGCGGCTACAAGGACCTGCCGGCCGACAAGGTGGAGGAGAAGGTCGCCGCGCTCCAGGCCATGGAGGGCGTGTACACGCAGGCCGCGTCGCTCGGGTATCCGGAGTGGGCGGTGGCGTCGCTGTGGAAGATCGCCCTGGCGTACGGCCACATCGCGGACGTGGTGGACCAGACGCCGGTGCCCGGCGGGCTGTCCGCCGCGGAGACGAAGCAGTTCCAGGACGCGGTGAAGCAGCAGGTGGGGCCGCTCAAGTCCCGCTCGGACGAAGCCTTCAAGGCCTGCCTGTCCCGCGCGGAGTCGCTGGAGGTCTTCAACGCGGCGGTGGTGGGTTGCCGCAACCGCACGGACGTGGCCGCGCTGCCGGTGCCGCAGCCGGCCGCGCCCACGCAGCCCGCGGCGCTGGAGGACCTGCGCAAGAAGGCGGAGAAGGTGCTCACCGCGGAGGCGCTGGAGGCCCTGGGCATGGGCTACCTGGACGCGCACCAGTACGGCATGGCGCAGCTGACCTTCGGGCGCGTGACGGAGTTGCAGGACACGCGCGCGTCCGCGCACGCGGCGCTGGGCTGGGCCATGCTCAACCTGGGGGATGCCATGGGCGCCCGGGCGGCGTACGCCAAGGCGCTGGAGGCGGACCCCACCTACGACAAGGCCCGCCTCAACCTGGCCGCGCTGCGCTGCCGCTTCGGCGACACGGACGGCGCGCGCCGCGAGCTGGCCGTGCTCAAGGACATGGGCACGCTCAACGGCCCGGACGTGGACGCGGGGTGGAAGGCATGCAAGTGA
- a CDS encoding laminin G domain-containing protein, translating into MRNHPMRVGLAAVLLLGPVTAGAVSQKLRYKFESVSDPVTTVVDDSGKGHTGTAQSSNGGAVTVEAAGYEGQGVRFPAVCIGTACAKAFISAADSASLNPGTALFSFGARVRVTLAELSTDHGSNLVQKGLSSTPQWKLQLDDAVTGKPSCVVRTTGGADAVIVKASVGIADGVWHKVTCQRTSTTLTILIDNVARGSALLASTYDINPTGQSVGIGAKSAGNNNDQFHGAIDEVYFNLD; encoded by the coding sequence ATGAGAAACCATCCGATGCGCGTGGGACTGGCCGCGGTGTTGCTGCTGGGGCCGGTGACGGCCGGCGCGGTGAGCCAGAAGCTGCGTTACAAATTCGAGTCGGTGTCCGACCCGGTGACCACCGTGGTGGACGACAGCGGCAAGGGCCACACCGGCACGGCGCAGTCGAGCAACGGCGGCGCCGTCACGGTGGAGGCGGCGGGATACGAGGGCCAGGGGGTGCGCTTCCCCGCCGTCTGTATCGGGACGGCATGCGCGAAGGCGTTCATCAGCGCGGCGGACTCCGCGTCGCTCAACCCGGGCACGGCGCTGTTCTCCTTCGGGGCGCGGGTTCGCGTGACGCTCGCGGAGCTGAGCACGGACCACGGCTCCAACCTGGTGCAGAAGGGGCTCTCCTCCACGCCCCAGTGGAAGCTGCAGCTGGACGACGCGGTGACGGGCAAGCCCAGCTGCGTCGTGCGCACCACCGGCGGCGCGGACGCAGTCATCGTCAAGGCGTCCGTGGGCATCGCGGATGGCGTCTGGCACAAGGTGACGTGTCAGCGCACCAGCACCACGTTGACCATCCTCATCGACAACGTGGCCCGGGGCAGCGCGCTGCTCGCCAGCACCTACGACATCAACCCCACGGGCCAGTCCGTCGGCATCGGGGCCAAGAGCGCCGGGAACAACAACGACCAGTTCCACGGCGCCATCGACGAGGTGTACTTCAACCTGGATTGA